The Niallia alba genome includes a window with the following:
- a CDS encoding chromate transporter produces the protein MIYWHIFWAFFLPGILGYGGGPASIPLVEKEVDDRYGWVTENEFSEMLAMGNALPGPIATKMAGYIGFQEGGVIGAFIGVFATVAPSLLLMIALLRLLMKFKDSPKVNLLTNLVRPVIAVLLAMMTISFFQNSYDGIGIYQTVFIGVVSLLLLEKVKVHPAYVIAGSLMYGAIFLA, from the coding sequence ATGATTTACTGGCACATCTTTTGGGCATTTTTTCTTCCTGGGATACTTGGCTATGGAGGAGGACCCGCTTCCATTCCTTTAGTGGAAAAAGAAGTAGACGACCGGTATGGCTGGGTTACGGAAAATGAATTTAGTGAAATGCTGGCAATGGGAAATGCATTGCCTGGACCAATTGCAACAAAAATGGCAGGCTACATCGGATTTCAAGAAGGTGGTGTAATTGGAGCCTTTATTGGTGTCTTTGCGACGGTTGCTCCATCCTTGTTACTCATGATTGCCTTGCTTCGTCTTTTAATGAAATTTAAAGATTCACCTAAAGTAAATTTACTGACAAACTTAGTTCGACCAGTGATAGCGGTTTTACTAGCAATGATGACGATTAGTTTTTTTCAGAATTCGTATGATGGAATCGGAATTTACCAGACAGTTTTCATAGGCGTCGTAAGCTTACTTTTACTAGAAAAAGTAAAAGTTCATCCTGCTTATGTGATAGCAGGTTCCCTTATGTATGGGGCTATTTTCTTGGCTTAA
- a CDS encoding chromate transporter, giving the protein MTHWHLFLAFFRVGILGYGSGPSSIPLVKNEVVDKYKWMTDDEFSDVLALGNALPGPIATKMAGYIGWQVKGVLGMLNAIIASVVPTILLMIVLLTFLNSFKDKPWVLGMAKAVVPVVGVMLAVLTVDFLKKVNAHFGVKLTIGLLIASLILLVLLNIHPAIVIGVVIVVSLLSKQEKQEVKEVKAS; this is encoded by the coding sequence ATGACACATTGGCATCTATTTCTTGCATTTTTCCGAGTTGGGATACTAGGATATGGCAGTGGTCCATCTTCTATTCCCCTTGTAAAAAATGAAGTAGTCGATAAATATAAATGGATGACAGATGACGAGTTTTCTGATGTTTTAGCATTAGGGAATGCTTTGCCTGGACCGATTGCGACAAAGATGGCCGGGTATATTGGTTGGCAAGTAAAAGGAGTCCTCGGAATGTTAAATGCCATTATCGCATCCGTTGTTCCGACGATTTTATTAATGATTGTTCTTTTAACCTTTTTAAATTCCTTTAAAGATAAGCCTTGGGTATTAGGAATGGCCAAGGCAGTTGTTCCCGTAGTTGGGGTAATGCTAGCGGTATTAACAGTAGATTTTCTAAAAAAAGTAAATGCTCATTTTGGTGTGAAGCTAACGATTGGATTACTGATAGCAAGTCTTATCCTTTTAGTTCTTCTTAATATCCATCCAGCGATTGTAATTGGAGTTGTTATTGTTGTTTCCCTTCTTAGTAAGCAGGAGAAGCAGGAAGTAAAAGAGGTGAAGGCTTCATGA
- a CDS encoding gamma-glutamyltransferase family protein translates to MKLDYLYHPYPSQRNTVFAKKGMVATSQPLAAQAGLEILQKGGNAIDAAIATAAALTVVEPTSNGIGGDAFALVWVKDKLHGLNASGPAPSSISIDDLKEKGLEKMPTHGVIPVTVPGVPSAWAALSEKFGKLPLSETLAPAIRLAEEGYPVSPTLGKYWDLAYNRFKEKFQGEEYKPWFDTFAPNGRAPKIGEVWSSEGHASTLRSIAETNAESFYRGELAEKISQFMEDHNGYLHKDDLARFYPEWVEPISVSYKGYDVWEIPPNGQGLVALMALNIAKGFDLTEKDSVHTYHKHIEAMKLAFTDGKAFITEEKEMPHTVSELLSEEYAALRREKIGEHAITPEPLSPPKGGTVYLAAADEEGNMISYIQSNYMGFGSGIVIPETGIGLQNRGHDFSLDPTHPNALKPGKRTYHTIIPGFLTKNNKPVGPFGVMGGYMQPQGHFQVVTNTIDFHLNPQAALDAPRWQWLEGKKILVEPHFPNYLAQALARRGHEIQTATEYGHFGRGQIIWRDEETGVLIGGTESRTDGAIASW, encoded by the coding sequence ATGAAACTAGATTACTTGTATCATCCTTATCCATCCCAACGTAACACTGTATTTGCCAAAAAGGGAATGGTCGCTACTTCCCAGCCTTTAGCTGCTCAAGCTGGTCTTGAAATTTTGCAGAAGGGTGGGAATGCGATTGATGCGGCTATTGCAACAGCAGCAGCCTTAACAGTAGTGGAGCCAACATCGAATGGAATCGGCGGCGACGCGTTTGCCCTTGTATGGGTAAAAGACAAGTTGCACGGATTAAATGCGAGCGGCCCGGCACCAAGTTCTATTTCTATTGACGATTTAAAAGAAAAAGGGTTAGAGAAGATGCCAACCCATGGCGTTATCCCCGTTACTGTACCAGGAGTTCCATCTGCATGGGCTGCACTTTCAGAAAAGTTTGGAAAGTTACCTTTGAGTGAAACGTTGGCACCGGCTATTCGTCTGGCTGAAGAAGGTTATCCAGTTAGCCCGACTTTAGGGAAGTATTGGGATCTTGCGTACAATCGTTTTAAAGAGAAGTTTCAAGGAGAAGAATATAAACCTTGGTTCGATACCTTTGCACCGAATGGCAGAGCGCCAAAAATTGGCGAGGTTTGGTCATCAGAAGGTCATGCTTCTACCTTGCGTTCTATTGCAGAAACAAATGCGGAGAGCTTTTATCGAGGAGAATTGGCAGAAAAAATTTCGCAGTTTATGGAAGATCATAATGGCTATCTTCATAAAGACGATTTAGCTCGTTTTTATCCAGAATGGGTAGAACCAATATCCGTTTCTTATAAAGGTTATGACGTTTGGGAAATTCCACCAAATGGTCAAGGGTTAGTTGCTTTAATGGCATTAAATATTGCTAAAGGCTTTGATTTAACAGAGAAGGATTCGGTACATACATACCACAAGCATATCGAAGCAATGAAGCTTGCATTTACAGATGGAAAAGCATTTATTACGGAAGAGAAAGAAATGCCTCATACAGTAAGTGAACTATTAAGCGAAGAATACGCGGCTTTAAGAAGAGAAAAAATCGGCGAGCATGCCATTACTCCAGAACCATTATCCCCTCCAAAAGGAGGAACGGTTTACTTAGCCGCAGCAGATGAAGAAGGAAATATGATTTCGTATATTCAAAGTAATTACATGGGCTTTGGTTCGGGAATTGTTATTCCAGAAACAGGAATTGGCTTGCAAAACCGCGGGCATGATTTTTCACTAGATCCCACTCATCCCAATGCATTAAAACCAGGAAAAAGAACGTATCATACGATTATTCCAGGTTTCCTTACGAAAAATAATAAACCAGTCGGACCTTTTGGGGTTATGGGTGGTTATATGCAGCCACAAGGACATTTCCAGGTTGTCACCAATACAATTGATTTCCATTTGAACCCACAAGCGGCATTAGATGCACCAAGATGGCAGTGGTTGGAAGGAAAGAAAATTCTCGTAGAACCTCATTTTCCAAACTATCTTGCCCAAGCACTTGCAAGACGTGGACATGAGATTCAAACCGCGACGGAGTATGGGCACTTTGGCAGAGGACAGATTATTTGGCGAGATGAAGAGACGGGGGTATTAATTGGCGGGACAGAATCAAGAACAGATGGAGCGATTGCTTCCTGGTAA
- a CDS encoding ABC transporter ATP-binding protein, translating into MQTIEKPSLLKLEGVKKYFPIKGGLLQRVQGNVKAVENVSLEVFEGESVGVVGESGCGKSTLGRTILGLEEITDGKVYFQSQDTQALSSKERKAIKKDMQMIFQDPYASLNPRQKIGNALEEAFVIHTNLSKEDRKQRVVELLQEVGLKEEHYDRYPHEFSGGQRQRIGIARAIALNPSLIICDEAVSALDVSVQAQVLKLMKGLKDKYQLTYLFISHDLGVVRYFCDRVLVMYLGNTVELASSEKLYENPLHPYTKALLSSIPRPKMGGKGERIRLKGEIPNPANPPSGCPFHTRCPIATDLCKQSKPEWKEAEANHFVACHYVGKELN; encoded by the coding sequence ATGCAGACGATCGAGAAACCATCCCTTCTTAAATTAGAAGGGGTTAAGAAGTATTTTCCTATTAAAGGTGGCTTATTGCAAAGAGTTCAAGGCAATGTAAAGGCTGTCGAAAATGTTAGTTTAGAAGTTTTTGAGGGAGAAAGTGTTGGTGTTGTTGGAGAATCTGGCTGTGGGAAATCGACGCTTGGCCGAACGATTCTTGGATTAGAAGAAATAACCGATGGAAAGGTGTATTTCCAAAGCCAAGATACACAGGCACTTTCGAGTAAAGAACGAAAAGCAATCAAAAAAGATATGCAGATGATCTTCCAAGATCCATATGCTTCCTTAAATCCGCGCCAAAAAATTGGCAATGCATTAGAAGAGGCATTTGTTATTCATACCAATCTATCAAAAGAAGATAGAAAACAAAGGGTAGTAGAACTTTTACAAGAGGTCGGTTTAAAGGAAGAACATTATGATCGCTATCCCCATGAATTTAGTGGCGGGCAGCGTCAACGTATTGGGATTGCGCGTGCAATTGCTCTTAATCCTTCTTTGATTATTTGTGATGAAGCAGTTTCTGCTTTAGACGTTTCTGTTCAAGCACAAGTATTAAAATTAATGAAGGGATTAAAAGATAAATATCAATTAACATATCTGTTTATCTCTCATGATCTAGGGGTAGTTCGCTATTTTTGTGATCGAGTTTTAGTTATGTATTTAGGGAATACGGTGGAACTTGCTTCCTCGGAAAAATTATATGAAAATCCCCTTCATCCTTACACAAAAGCATTGTTATCCTCGATTCCGCGACCTAAAATGGGAGGAAAGGGTGAACGTATTCGCTTAAAAGGAGAGATCCCTAATCCTGCTAACCCGCCATCTGGGTGCCCGTTCCATACACGCTGTCCGATTGCGACTGACTTATGCAAACAATCGAAACCAGAGTGGAAAGAAGCAGAGGCGAATCACTTCGTAGCCTGTCATTATGTCGGAAAGGAATTGAATTAA
- a CDS encoding ABC transporter ATP-binding protein has protein sequence MEKKLLSVKDLRTNFRTADGELSAVRGISFDLDKGETLCIVGESGCGKSITSLSLMGLLPSNGYISKESSINLNGTDLSKLPKERLRSIRGRDISMIFQEPMTALNPVLTIGYQLREPLMLHQHLSKQKAHAKGIELLTQVGIPYPEKRMKQYPHELSGGMRQRVMIAIALSCRPQLLIADEPTTALDVTIQAQILDLMDDLKNQLGMGVIMVTHDMGVVAEIADRVMVMYAGEKVEEGDVESIFTNPQHPYTRGLLNSVPDIDDPSFELEAIPGSLPNLNEEISGCRFHPRCPFATDRCKADSPKEYELHSAHRVKCWLQEEVEIHADDRETIPS, from the coding sequence ATGGAGAAGAAGCTATTATCTGTAAAAGACTTACGGACAAATTTTCGTACAGCTGATGGGGAACTATCAGCTGTACGAGGAATTTCTTTTGACTTAGATAAGGGAGAAACATTATGCATTGTCGGAGAATCCGGTTGTGGGAAAAGTATTACCTCCCTTTCACTTATGGGGCTTCTTCCGAGTAATGGCTATATTAGCAAAGAGTCTTCGATTAATTTGAATGGCACCGATTTGTCCAAACTCCCGAAGGAACGACTGCGTTCTATCAGAGGTCGCGACATCTCGATGATTTTCCAAGAACCGATGACGGCACTAAATCCGGTTTTAACAATCGGATATCAGCTAAGAGAGCCGCTAATGCTTCATCAACATTTATCGAAGCAAAAGGCACATGCGAAAGGAATTGAATTATTAACACAAGTTGGAATTCCCTATCCTGAAAAAAGAATGAAGCAATACCCACATGAATTAAGTGGCGGGATGAGACAACGGGTTATGATTGCTATTGCCCTGTCATGCCGTCCGCAATTATTGATTGCCGATGAACCAACTACTGCGCTAGATGTAACAATTCAAGCACAAATATTGGATTTAATGGATGATTTAAAGAACCAGCTTGGCATGGGTGTTATTATGGTTACCCATGATATGGGAGTAGTTGCGGAAATAGCGGATCGAGTAATGGTTATGTATGCCGGGGAAAAGGTGGAGGAAGGCGATGTGGAAAGTATCTTTACCAATCCGCAGCATCCTTATACAAGAGGCCTTTTAAACTCTGTACCTGATATTGATGATCCATCTTTTGAACTTGAAGCAATTCCAGGTTCATTGCCTAACTTAAATGAAGAAATCAGTGGATGTCGCTTTCATCCGCGCTGTCCATTTGCGACAGATAGATGTAAAGCAGATTCCCCGAAAGAATATGAGCTGCATTCCGCTCATCGCGTAAAATGCTGGTTGCAGGAGGAGGTGGAAATACATGCAGACGATCGAGAAACCATCCCTTCTTAA
- a CDS encoding glutathione ABC transporter substrate-binding protein, whose amino-acid sequence MKKLVFSMLALLLLVAAGCSKSSSGGSNGGNVTQEITYASTSDVVGLSPILTNDSVSASVNEQVYETLFTRNSETMEIEPLLAESYENPDELTWVIKLKEGITFQDGTPFNAEAVKYTFDKFRDPATAAPRASLLEPIESVNVQDEYTVEIKTKYAYGALLAALSHSNAAIVSPEADKNGDLMKNPVGTGPFKFVSWTPGESVVLEKYPDYWQGEAKLDKITFKVVPEVTTAISMLQSGDVQFIDAIPTEQLSRVEGLKNVEITKKEGTPVYWFGFNMQKEPMNNLEFRQAVAYALNRDAYVKQLNGLGVAGNSVIGPKVFGYDEASNDVGYEYNLEKAKELVEKNGFGDKEYTLLVANRANYMKMAEISQSQLQEAGLKIKIETMEWGTYLDATRTGDYELSFLSWSNSTADGSELLYPNFHSDNVESSNKVKYSNETFDKLVEESRESVDQDVRAAKLKEANEFLVKDAPAIVMNHGVVTLAYDKSVKGLEIDPTGTWSLYKVYRE is encoded by the coding sequence ATGAAGAAGTTAGTTTTTTCCATGTTAGCATTATTACTGCTTGTTGCAGCAGGCTGTTCGAAAAGTTCTAGTGGAGGATCAAACGGAGGAAATGTTACCCAGGAAATAACGTATGCATCAACTTCAGATGTAGTAGGACTATCGCCCATTTTAACAAATGACTCTGTTTCTGCCTCTGTCAATGAGCAAGTATACGAAACATTGTTCACGCGTAATTCAGAAACAATGGAAATTGAACCACTTTTAGCGGAATCCTATGAAAATCCTGATGAATTAACATGGGTAATCAAGTTAAAAGAAGGAATTACGTTCCAAGACGGTACACCATTTAATGCGGAAGCAGTAAAGTATACATTTGATAAATTCCGCGATCCTGCAACTGCTGCACCACGTGCTTCATTGCTTGAACCAATTGAATCTGTCAATGTACAAGATGAATACACAGTAGAAATTAAAACAAAGTATGCATATGGTGCATTACTTGCAGCACTTTCTCATTCTAATGCAGCAATTGTTAGCCCAGAGGCAGATAAAAACGGCGATTTAATGAAAAATCCTGTAGGTACTGGTCCATTTAAATTTGTTAGCTGGACACCAGGAGAATCTGTTGTATTAGAAAAATATCCTGATTATTGGCAAGGGGAAGCAAAACTAGACAAAATTACTTTTAAAGTAGTGCCAGAAGTAACAACAGCAATTTCCATGCTGCAATCAGGAGATGTTCAATTTATTGACGCAATTCCAACAGAGCAATTGTCTCGTGTAGAAGGGCTAAAAAATGTAGAAATAACGAAAAAAGAAGGAACACCTGTTTACTGGTTTGGATTTAACATGCAAAAGGAACCGATGAACAATTTAGAATTTCGACAAGCAGTAGCATATGCATTGAATCGTGATGCTTATGTGAAACAACTTAACGGTTTAGGGGTTGCTGGTAATAGTGTTATTGGGCCAAAAGTATTCGGCTATGATGAGGCAAGCAATGACGTTGGTTATGAATATAACCTAGAAAAAGCAAAAGAATTAGTAGAGAAAAATGGCTTTGGTGACAAAGAGTATACATTACTAGTTGCGAACAGAGCGAACTATATGAAAATGGCAGAAATCAGCCAATCTCAATTGCAAGAAGCAGGCTTAAAAATCAAAATTGAAACAATGGAATGGGGAACATATCTTGATGCAACCCGGACTGGAGATTATGAGTTGAGTTTCTTAAGCTGGTCCAATTCAACAGCAGATGGAAGTGAATTATTATATCCAAATTTCCATTCTGATAATGTAGAATCCTCTAACAAGGTGAAATATAGCAATGAAACATTTGATAAATTAGTAGAAGAAAGTCGTGAAAGTGTAGACCAAGATGTGCGTGCAGCGAAACTAAAAGAAGCGAATGAATTTCTTGTAAAAGACGCACCAGCCATTGTTATGAACCATGGAGTAGTAACACTTGCTTATGATAAATCTGTTAAAGGATTAGAGATTGATCCAACAGGAACTTGGTCACTATATAAAGTTTACAGAGAGTAG